A single genomic interval of Noviherbaspirillum saxi harbors:
- a CDS encoding beta-propeller fold lactonase family protein: MTYFIRRTLTLGIAGLALTLDAGLATAAPYAYVPNEKSGTISVIDAGNDTVVATIKTGGKPRGLAIGNAGKSLYVSDQSTDSLLVIDLAKQEVSDRIKLQESPEGVGISPKGDWVVVASEISNSVSFVSPATRKAAYSIKTKGKNPEHAHFSPDGKWLYVSAEEADTVDIVDVEKRTQVNSVTVGKRPRGIGFLPDGSRAYVAAEIAGIVYAIDTKSQKVIASIPSGNFSNGVTVHPDGKTVYVSNGKDGTVSVIDVADNKVSATIPVGKRPWNMAITPDGKKLYVANGRSGSVSVIDTDKREVVKEVAVGEFPWGVVIQ, encoded by the coding sequence ATGACTTACTTTATTCGCCGCACACTGACGCTCGGTATTGCCGGGCTCGCACTGACGCTTGATGCCGGCCTGGCGACGGCTGCACCCTACGCCTATGTGCCGAATGAGAAATCCGGCACGATTTCGGTGATCGACGCGGGCAACGATACGGTGGTAGCAACCATCAAGACCGGCGGTAAGCCGCGCGGCCTGGCCATCGGCAATGCAGGCAAGTCGCTTTATGTGAGCGACCAAAGCACCGATTCCCTGCTCGTCATCGACCTCGCGAAACAGGAAGTCAGCGATCGCATCAAATTGCAGGAGTCGCCGGAAGGCGTCGGCATTTCGCCCAAGGGCGACTGGGTGGTGGTTGCCAGCGAAATCAGCAACAGCGTCAGCTTCGTATCGCCGGCCACGCGCAAGGCGGCATACAGCATCAAGACCAAGGGCAAGAATCCGGAACATGCGCATTTCAGTCCGGACGGCAAATGGCTGTATGTCAGCGCGGAAGAGGCCGACACCGTCGACATCGTCGATGTTGAAAAGCGTACGCAGGTCAACTCCGTTACCGTAGGCAAACGGCCGCGCGGCATCGGCTTCCTGCCGGACGGCAGTCGTGCGTATGTGGCCGCCGAGATCGCCGGTATCGTGTATGCGATCGACACCAAATCGCAAAAGGTGATCGCCAGCATACCGTCGGGTAATTTCTCGAATGGCGTCACCGTGCATCCCGATGGAAAAACCGTTTACGTTTCCAATGGCAAGGATGGCACGGTCAGCGTTATCGATGTCGCCGACAACAAGGTCAGTGCAACCATCCCGGTAGGCAAACGGCCATGGAATATGGCGATCACGCCGGACGGCAAAAAACTGTATGTCGCCAATGGCCGTTCCGGTTCTGTATCCGTCATCGATACCGACAAGCGGGAAGTCGTCAAGGAAGTTGCGGTCGGCGAATTTCCCTGGGGTGTGGTGATCCAATGA
- the opgC gene encoding OpgC domain-containing protein: MNRRWELDTLRGLMLVLMFVTHLPTRFSSMLGQPFGYVSAAEGFVMLSAFMAGMIYTAKGQRDGLPAMRNAFLARALKVYACHAALLLLLFTVIAALGISRDEPALKNLIGFYLEQPMAGLMGGLLLIYNPPLLDILPLYIMLMLVSPLVLEHGLKRGWRGIFALSIVLWASAQFKISENLYNAFVALTDLQVPYRETGSFETFAWQFLWILGLWMGSATATGAMKNRRPFPKALILACIAIAVPLLLWRYIAGQVPTEGESLINHWFDKWHLGPLRLLNFFALLVLVMHFGEWLKQRIPQFAFLQTLGAASLPVFCVHLVVVLLALSIFGESTPERPVWTDVLLMLSGLGSLYLAAIITLRFDAEANPRPGAAASR, encoded by the coding sequence ATGAACCGACGCTGGGAACTGGACACATTGCGCGGCCTGATGCTGGTGCTGATGTTCGTTACGCATTTGCCTACCCGGTTTTCCAGTATGCTCGGGCAGCCGTTCGGTTACGTTTCGGCGGCCGAAGGATTCGTCATGCTGTCCGCCTTCATGGCCGGCATGATCTACACGGCGAAGGGGCAGCGCGATGGCTTGCCGGCGATGCGCAATGCATTTCTTGCCAGAGCACTCAAGGTCTACGCCTGCCATGCGGCGCTGCTGCTCCTGCTGTTCACGGTGATCGCGGCGCTCGGCATATCGCGCGACGAGCCTGCATTGAAAAATCTGATCGGCTTTTATCTGGAGCAGCCGATGGCCGGTCTGATGGGTGGTTTGCTTCTGATCTATAACCCGCCGCTGCTCGACATTCTGCCCTTGTACATCATGTTGATGCTGGTGAGTCCTCTCGTTCTCGAACACGGTTTGAAGCGCGGCTGGCGCGGTATCTTTGCGCTCAGCATCGTATTGTGGGCAAGCGCCCAGTTCAAGATATCGGAAAATCTGTACAACGCCTTTGTCGCGCTGACCGATCTGCAAGTGCCGTATCGGGAAACCGGTTCCTTTGAAACCTTTGCGTGGCAGTTCCTGTGGATACTGGGCTTGTGGATGGGATCGGCGACCGCGACCGGCGCGATGAAAAATCGCCGCCCCTTTCCCAAAGCATTGATTCTTGCCTGCATCGCCATTGCCGTTCCCTTATTGCTATGGCGTTACATCGCGGGGCAGGTACCAACGGAAGGTGAAAGTCTGATCAACCATTGGTTCGACAAATGGCATCTTGGTCCGCTGCGCCTGTTGAATTTCTTTGCACTGCTGGTGCTGGTCATGCATTTCGGCGAATGGCTGAAACAACGTATTCCCCAATTTGCATTCCTGCAAACACTGGGCGCGGCTTCACTGCCGGTATTTTGCGTTCACCTGGTGGTCGTCTTGCTCGCGCTGTCGATATTCGGCGAGAGTACGCCAGAGCGGCCGGTATGGACCGATGTGCTGCTGATGCTGTCCGGACTGGGCAGTCTCTACCTGGCGGCAATCATTACGCTGCGCTTCGATGCGGAAGCCAATCCGCGTCCCGGAGCGGCGGCGTCGCGATAG
- a CDS encoding cytochrome b: MNAGSRDREVSSAVRRYSLPAMTLHWLMAALLIAQIVIGLYMVELPKRTPAVGYYYNLHKSLGLLAFMLVLLRVWWRYVQPAPSSTGLHLAAWQEKAACLSHRLLYVCMVLIPLLGFTASNFGKHPVRFFGYMLPQFGWDSPPIAAVFRQAHAVAAWLLCALIVLHLLAVAYHLLTSGKLVIQRMVPKV, from the coding sequence ATGAACGCCGGCAGCCGCGATCGGGAAGTATCGTCGGCGGTCCGGCGATACAGCCTTCCTGCCATGACCCTGCATTGGTTGATGGCGGCCTTGCTGATCGCACAGATCGTCATCGGCCTCTACATGGTGGAGCTACCCAAGCGTACGCCGGCGGTAGGCTACTACTATAACCTGCACAAGTCGCTTGGTCTGCTCGCTTTCATGCTGGTGCTGCTGCGGGTTTGGTGGCGTTATGTGCAGCCCGCGCCTTCTTCGACCGGGCTGCACCTCGCGGCATGGCAGGAAAAGGCCGCGTGCCTGTCACACCGGCTGTTATATGTGTGTATGGTGCTGATTCCGCTGCTGGGCTTCACCGCATCGAATTTCGGCAAGCATCCGGTGCGCTTTTTCGGCTACATGCTGCCGCAGTTCGGATGGGACAGCCCGCCGATCGCAGCAGTGTTCCGCCAGGCGCATGCGGTGGCGGCGTGGCTGCTGTGCGCGCTGATTGTGTTGCACCTGCTGGCTGTTGCCTATCACCTGCTTACTTCGGGCAAGCTGGTGATTCAGAGGATGGTGCCGAAGGTCTAA
- a CDS encoding DUF779 domain-containing protein: MADTAPPRVVATEAAMHLIDTLTKRYGALMFFQSGGCCDGSSPMCYPAGEFNISQIDVCLGTLHGAPFYIGHDQFEYWQHTQLIIDVVDGMGGMFSLENGTGKRFLTRSRLFSDEECDALARQGVR, from the coding sequence ATGGCAGATACAGCACCACCAAGAGTGGTCGCCACCGAGGCCGCAATGCATTTGATCGATACCCTAACCAAACGCTACGGCGCGCTGATGTTTTTCCAATCCGGCGGATGCTGCGACGGCAGTTCGCCGATGTGTTATCCGGCAGGTGAATTCAACATTAGCCAGATCGATGTATGTCTGGGCACCTTGCACGGCGCGCCGTTCTATATCGGTCATGACCAGTTCGAGTATTGGCAGCACACGCAGCTGATCATCGATGTGGTCGATGGCATGGGTGGAATGTTTTCGCTGGAAAACGGAACGGGCAAACGCTTCCTTACCCGTTCGCGCTTGTTTAGTGACGAAGAGTGTGACGCCCTGGCCCGACAGGGCGTGCGCTAG
- a CDS encoding TonB-dependent receptor family protein: MYKLIHRDHLLSASSAILLVLASDAAAQQEKQLDAVVVSASRSEQQRFDAAASIDAVTIDPLRAASPLVNMSELLSSAPGIQIRERQNYAQDLQLSVRGFGTRSTFGVRGVRILVDGIPATMPDGQGQAATATLSSAQRIEILRGPVAQLYGNAAGGVVQVFTSDPPLAPQAPIASASLGAGSDGQRQMGVTLAGGGSELGGLLDVSHYETDGYRDHSAAERTQINGKVLWRPSSSTRITGLINSFRQPLAQDPLGLTRAQFEDNPRQVVAGALTFDTRKAIEQQQAGIVVEHKLDRSNTLNGRIYAGTRQVNQTLAFSGAAANSSGGVVDLDNHYRGIGLSWTHATTANGMPLNWTVGMEADDLDQRRRGFVNDNGVAGALRREEMDGANNVDVFGQVDWMFAPQWKASAGLRSSRVRLSVDDRYVTAASPDDSGSVEYRNNSPVLGLVWYANDSLNIYGNLGRGFETPTLAESAYRAGATGPNLGLQPSRSVQGEIGMKWRSGTQSVDLALFNARSRDEIVPQTTEGGRSIFQNIDKVERRGVEVSWRNDVGSVGTQFAYTLLDARFRESFTTGQNTLVAAGNRLPGAPMHSLFTQLEYRPAPGLSTALEMRVESKAYVDDLNSDAAPGYAVFNLRAGQEFRAGASKWYLYGRIDNLFDKQYAGSVIVNDGNRRFFEPAAGRRLFVGLRAAL, from the coding sequence ATGTACAAATTGATTCACCGCGACCATTTGTTATCCGCGTCCAGTGCCATCCTGCTGGTGCTGGCGTCCGACGCGGCGGCCCAACAGGAAAAGCAGCTGGATGCGGTCGTCGTGTCGGCCAGCCGCAGCGAGCAACAGCGCTTCGACGCCGCGGCATCGATCGATGCGGTCACTATCGATCCGCTGCGCGCGGCATCGCCGCTGGTCAATATGTCGGAACTTTTGTCGAGCGCACCAGGCATACAGATACGCGAGCGCCAGAATTATGCGCAAGACCTGCAATTGTCGGTACGCGGATTCGGTACCCGCTCGACCTTCGGCGTGCGCGGCGTGCGTATCCTGGTCGACGGCATTCCCGCCACCATGCCGGATGGACAGGGGCAAGCCGCGACCGCAACGCTGAGCTCGGCCCAGCGCATAGAAATATTGCGCGGACCGGTTGCGCAACTGTATGGCAATGCGGCCGGTGGCGTGGTGCAGGTCTTTACCAGCGATCCTCCACTGGCGCCGCAGGCGCCGATTGCCAGCGCATCGCTAGGCGCCGGCAGCGATGGACAGCGCCAGATGGGCGTCACGCTCGCGGGCGGCGGCAGCGAGCTGGGCGGCTTGCTCGATGTCTCTCATTATGAAACCGACGGCTACCGCGACCATAGCGCTGCCGAACGCACCCAGATCAATGGCAAGGTGCTATGGAGACCATCGTCATCGACCAGGATCACCGGCCTGATCAACAGCTTTCGCCAGCCATTGGCCCAGGATCCGCTCGGCCTGACGCGCGCGCAATTCGAGGATAACCCGCGCCAGGTAGTGGCCGGCGCGCTGACCTTCGATACGCGCAAGGCTATCGAGCAGCAGCAAGCCGGTATCGTGGTCGAACACAAGCTGGACCGCAGCAACACGCTGAACGGACGCATCTATGCTGGTACGCGACAAGTCAACCAGACGCTGGCCTTCAGCGGTGCGGCGGCGAACTCTTCCGGCGGCGTGGTGGATCTCGATAATCACTATCGCGGCATCGGATTGAGCTGGACCCATGCGACCACGGCCAATGGCATGCCTCTCAACTGGACCGTGGGCATGGAAGCCGACGATCTCGATCAGCGGCGGCGCGGTTTCGTCAACGACAATGGCGTGGCCGGCGCGTTGCGGCGCGAGGAGATGGATGGCGCAAACAATGTCGACGTGTTCGGTCAGGTCGACTGGATGTTCGCGCCGCAATGGAAGGCGAGCGCAGGCCTGCGTTCCAGCCGGGTACGCCTGTCGGTGGACGACCGCTATGTGACGGCCGCCAGCCCCGACGACAGCGGCAGTGTCGAATACCGCAACAATAGTCCGGTGCTTGGCCTGGTCTGGTATGCCAACGACAGCCTGAATATCTACGGCAATCTGGGGCGCGGGTTCGAGACGCCGACGCTGGCGGAATCCGCCTATCGCGCCGGTGCGACCGGGCCCAACCTCGGACTGCAGCCATCGCGCAGCGTGCAGGGTGAAATCGGCATGAAGTGGCGTTCCGGGACGCAAAGCGTGGACCTTGCATTGTTCAATGCGCGCAGCCGCGACGAGATCGTGCCGCAAACCACCGAAGGTGGCCGCTCGATTTTCCAGAACATCGACAAGGTCGAGCGACGCGGCGTCGAGGTCAGTTGGAGAAACGATGTCGGCAGCGTCGGCACGCAGTTTGCGTACACCTTGCTGGACGCGCGCTTCCGCGAAAGTTTTACTACCGGGCAGAACACGCTGGTGGCTGCAGGCAATCGCCTTCCCGGCGCACCCATGCACAGTCTGTTCACGCAACTCGAGTATCGCCCCGCGCCCGGTTTGAGCACTGCGCTTGAAATGCGTGTCGAGAGCAAAGCCTATGTGGATGACCTGAACAGCGATGCGGCGCCCGGGTATGCGGTGTTCAATCTGCGCGCCGGTCAGGAATTCCGCGCCGGTGCAAGCAAGTGGTATCTGTACGGACGCATCGACAATCTGTTCGACAAGCAGTACGCAGGCTCGGTGATTGTCAATGACGGCAATCGCCGGTTCTTCGAACCGGCAGCAGGACGCCGGTTGTTCGTCGGATTGCGCGCTGCGCTGTAA
- a CDS encoding TonB-dependent receptor, whose protein sequence is MRARRNENGEHQPDGRYYLGKGSTAGYAIFNAGASYTPSPKLELMVQVNNLFDKRYATSAQLGPAGFDGSGNFQARPFPAVGGEFGVQHSTFYAPGAPRLFWLGVRYLFDKPGA, encoded by the coding sequence ATGCGTGCACGCAGAAACGAGAATGGCGAACATCAGCCCGACGGCCGCTATTACCTCGGAAAGGGCAGCACGGCCGGCTATGCGATCTTCAATGCGGGAGCCAGCTACACTCCTTCGCCAAAGCTGGAACTCATGGTCCAGGTCAACAACCTGTTCGACAAGCGCTATGCGACCTCGGCGCAACTGGGACCTGCCGGATTCGATGGCTCGGGAAATTTTCAGGCAAGACCGTTTCCGGCGGTCGGCGGCGAATTCGGCGTACAGCACTCGACTTTCTATGCACCTGGCGCGCCGCGCCTGTTCTGGCTAGGTGTGCGCTACCTGTTTGATAAGCCGGGCGCCTGA
- a CDS encoding sigma-54-dependent Fis family transcriptional regulator, with protein sequence MLPADEHGTMVEQSHQRSASYGLSTVDKPDFSPLTKTDLSGVIEQNHALHTYALPVMETLYEQIVNTHNMVILTDAQGVIMHTLGDDDFLEKANRVALTPGVAWSEQRRGTNAIGTAIAEGAPTLVNADEHYLRANHILTCSAAPIFDPRGAVIGVLDVTGDCHSFHRHTMALVRMSAQMIENQLFAAAYQDGITLHFHSRPEFIGTLMEGIASFTPGGRFMSANRSAMFQLGLSPQALSVHTLNSLFGLGVSALFDHYRTAAPGLLHMCLPSGVRVYARASVRLSSHVICSTEITQSARQAQSATAGTGRQTATDHDSAHRLSSLRYLNTGDPQVAAIIGKLNKVTGRDIPILVTGETGTGKELLAQAIHNDSPRAGGPFVAVNCASIPETLIESELFGYEDGAFTGARKKGSVGRILQANGGTLFLDEIGDMPLNLQARLLRVLQERMVTPLGSAKSIPVNVSLICATHRNLRDMIAKGEFREDLYYRLNGLVVKLPPLRERTDFEIVVNKLLAAEASGRRYTASPEVMQLFKQHNWPGNFRQLTNLLRTAMVMTSDDGEIRLEHLPDDFLDDVHSLRKDSAVEPAVGGVPTNATLEDVELSVIQKALQANGGNVSATARALGISRNTIYRKIS encoded by the coding sequence ATGCTTCCTGCAGACGAGCACGGCACCATGGTAGAACAATCTCATCAGCGCTCCGCCTCGTATGGCTTGAGCACAGTAGACAAGCCCGACTTTTCGCCGTTGACGAAAACCGACCTGTCGGGCGTCATCGAGCAAAACCACGCGCTGCATACCTACGCGTTGCCGGTCATGGAAACGCTGTATGAGCAGATCGTGAATACACACAACATGGTCATACTCACCGATGCCCAAGGCGTGATCATGCATACGCTGGGCGACGATGACTTCCTGGAAAAGGCCAACCGGGTTGCGCTCACGCCGGGTGTTGCATGGTCCGAGCAGCGGCGCGGCACCAATGCGATCGGCACCGCGATTGCGGAAGGCGCGCCCACCCTGGTCAACGCCGACGAGCATTACCTGCGCGCCAATCACATCCTGACCTGCTCGGCCGCGCCCATCTTCGATCCGCGCGGCGCTGTCATCGGTGTGCTCGACGTCACCGGAGACTGTCACAGCTTCCATCGCCATACGATGGCGCTGGTGCGCATGTCGGCCCAGATGATCGAGAATCAGTTGTTCGCTGCCGCCTACCAGGACGGCATCACGCTGCACTTTCATAGCCGGCCGGAATTCATCGGTACCCTGATGGAGGGCATTGCATCATTTACGCCCGGCGGACGCTTCATGTCGGCCAACCGCAGCGCAATGTTCCAGCTTGGCCTGTCGCCCCAGGCCCTGAGCGTGCATACGCTCAACTCGCTGTTCGGCTTGGGTGTATCGGCACTGTTCGATCATTACCGCACTGCCGCGCCGGGACTGCTGCATATGTGCCTGCCCAGCGGCGTCCGGGTCTATGCGAGAGCGTCGGTGCGGCTAAGCAGCCATGTTATCTGCAGCACCGAGATCACGCAGTCGGCGCGGCAGGCACAGAGCGCGACTGCGGGGACAGGCCGGCAGACCGCAACGGATCATGACAGTGCGCACCGGCTGTCCAGTTTGCGCTACCTGAACACCGGCGATCCGCAGGTGGCGGCCATCATCGGCAAGCTCAACAAGGTCACCGGGCGCGACATTCCCATCCTGGTCACCGGCGAAACCGGTACCGGCAAGGAATTGCTGGCGCAGGCGATACACAATGATTCTCCGCGTGCCGGCGGTCCCTTTGTTGCGGTCAACTGCGCATCGATTCCCGAGACGCTGATCGAATCGGAACTGTTCGGCTATGAAGACGGCGCTTTCACCGGCGCGCGCAAGAAGGGCAGCGTAGGCCGCATCCTGCAAGCCAATGGCGGCACGCTGTTTCTCGATGAAATCGGCGACATGCCGTTGAACCTGCAGGCCCGCTTGCTGCGCGTGCTGCAGGAACGCATGGTCACCCCGCTGGGCAGCGCGAAATCGATTCCGGTCAATGTCTCGCTGATCTGCGCCACGCACCGCAACCTGCGCGACATGATCGCCAAGGGTGAATTCCGCGAGGATCTGTATTACCGGCTCAATGGCCTCGTGGTCAAGTTGCCGCCGCTGCGCGAGCGCACCGATTTTGAAATCGTGGTCAACAAGCTGCTGGCTGCCGAAGCAAGCGGTCGCCGCTATACCGCATCGCCCGAGGTGATGCAGCTGTTCAAACAGCATAACTGGCCGGGCAACTTCCGTCAGCTGACCAACCTGCTGCGTACCGCAATGGTAATGACAAGTGACGACGGCGAAATCCGGCTTGAACATCTTCCCGACGATTTCCTCGACGATGTGCACAGCCTCAGAAAGGATAGCGCGGTCGAACCGGCTGTCGGTGGGGTGCCGACCAACGCCACGCTGGAAGACGTCGAACTGTCGGTCATTCAGAAAGCCTTGCAGGCGAACGGCGGCAATGTATCCGCAACGGCGCGCGCACTCGGTATTTCGCGCAATACGATTTACCGGAAGATTTCCTGA
- a CDS encoding PQQ-dependent methanol/ethanol family dehydrogenase gives MVVFAAPMGAHAAGVTNAMIEADAKSTNDVLSWGMGPQGQRYSTLNQINTKTVSKLVPAWSFSFGGEKQRGQESQPLIHDGKMFVTASYSRIYALDVKTGEKLWKYEHRLPDGIMPCCDVVNRGAALFENLVIFSTLDAQLIALDQKTGDVVWKEKVDDYAAGYSNTAAPLIAKGLLLTGVSGGEFGIVGRVEARDPRTGQLVWLRPTVEGHMGYKYDKDGKQIENGISGTTNKTWPGDLWKTGGAATWLGGTYDPTTGFAYFGTGNPAPWNSHLRPGDNLYSAATVAIDVATGQIKWHYQTTPNDGWDFDGVNEFITFDMNGKRLGGKADRNGFFYVIDAKNGKLENAFPFVKKITWATGIDLKTGRPNFTPNGRPGDPTKGADGKKGEVVFSAPSFLGGKNQQPMAYSPKSQLFYVPANEWGMDIWNEPISYKKGAAFLGAGFTIKPLQDEYIGALRAIDPKTGKIVWEAKNNAPLWGGVMSTAGDLVFYGTPEGYLKALDAKTGKELWKFQTGSGVVAPPVTWQEGNTQYVAVVSGWGGAVPLWGGEVAKRVNFLEQGGSVWVFKLSSI, from the coding sequence ATGGTGGTATTCGCCGCCCCTATGGGCGCTCACGCCGCCGGTGTCACCAACGCAATGATCGAGGCTGACGCCAAGTCGACCAACGACGTGCTGTCCTGGGGCATGGGCCCGCAAGGCCAGCGCTATTCCACACTTAACCAGATCAATACCAAGACCGTCAGCAAGCTGGTGCCAGCCTGGTCGTTTTCCTTTGGTGGCGAAAAGCAGCGCGGTCAGGAATCGCAGCCGCTGATCCACGACGGAAAAATGTTTGTCACCGCGTCGTACTCGCGTATCTATGCGCTCGATGTCAAGACTGGCGAGAAACTCTGGAAATACGAACACCGTCTGCCGGATGGCATCATGCCCTGCTGCGACGTGGTCAATCGCGGCGCAGCGCTGTTTGAAAACCTGGTCATCTTCAGCACCCTCGATGCGCAGCTGATTGCTCTGGATCAGAAAACCGGTGACGTAGTGTGGAAAGAAAAGGTCGACGACTATGCGGCAGGATATTCGAATACCGCCGCACCGCTGATCGCAAAGGGCTTGCTGCTGACCGGCGTGTCAGGCGGCGAGTTTGGCATCGTCGGCCGCGTGGAAGCGCGCGACCCGCGCACCGGCCAGCTGGTCTGGCTGCGCCCGACGGTCGAAGGCCACATGGGCTACAAGTACGACAAGGATGGCAAGCAGATCGAGAATGGCATATCCGGCACCACCAACAAGACCTGGCCGGGCGATTTGTGGAAGACCGGCGGCGCGGCCACATGGCTGGGCGGCACCTATGACCCGACGACAGGCTTCGCGTATTTCGGCACCGGCAATCCGGCACCCTGGAACAGCCACCTGCGTCCCGGTGACAACCTGTATTCGGCCGCAACTGTTGCCATCGACGTCGCCACCGGCCAGATCAAATGGCACTATCAGACCACACCAAATGATGGCTGGGACTTTGACGGTGTCAACGAGTTCATCACTTTCGACATGAATGGCAAGCGTCTCGGCGGCAAGGCCGACCGCAACGGCTTCTTCTATGTGATCGATGCCAAGAACGGCAAGCTGGAAAATGCCTTCCCATTCGTGAAGAAGATCACCTGGGCCACTGGCATCGATCTTAAGACCGGCCGCCCCAACTTCACGCCGAATGGCCGTCCGGGCGATCCGACCAAGGGTGCCGACGGCAAGAAGGGCGAAGTCGTGTTTTCCGCGCCTTCCTTCCTCGGCGGCAAGAACCAACAACCGATGGCATACAGCCCGAAGTCGCAATTGTTCTACGTACCGGCTAATGAATGGGGCATGGATATCTGGAACGAGCCGATCAGCTACAAGAAGGGAGCAGCCTTCCTTGGTGCCGGATTTACCATCAAGCCGCTGCAGGACGAGTACATCGGCGCATTGCGCGCGATCGATCCGAAGACCGGCAAGATCGTCTGGGAAGCCAAGAATAATGCGCCGCTCTGGGGTGGCGTGATGTCGACGGCCGGCGACCTGGTGTTCTACGGCACGCCGGAAGGCTACCTGAAAGCGCTGGACGCCAAGACCGGCAAGGAATTGTGGAAGTTCCAGACCGGCTCCGGCGTGGTTGCGCCTCCGGTCACCTGGCAGGAAGGAAACACGCAATATGTGGCGGTGGTGTCCGGCTGGGGCGGCGCGGTTCCGCTGTGGGGCGGTGAAGTTGCGAAGCGGGTCAACTTCCTGGAACAGGGCGGTTCGGTCTGGGTATTCAAGCTGTCTTCCATCTAA
- a CDS encoding HD domain-containing protein: protein MLDTRQDAYRLLQALGAPTRLLVHVQLVGEAADRLVQEYSDLGITFDARLIELGVAVHDTGKIKHPEELDQSGSLHEPAGKIMLLANGVQAEVAQCCVSHAQWQGSEVSFEERSIALADKLWKGKREEALELLVIDDVAARLGVDRWDVFSRLDSVFEEIAAEGGERLERSRRN, encoded by the coding sequence GTGCTAGACACCCGCCAGGATGCATACCGCCTGCTCCAGGCGCTCGGTGCTCCGACGCGCCTGCTCGTCCATGTGCAGCTTGTCGGCGAGGCGGCCGACCGTCTGGTGCAGGAATATAGCGATCTCGGAATTACATTCGATGCTCGCTTGATCGAATTGGGCGTGGCGGTGCACGATACCGGAAAGATAAAACACCCTGAAGAACTGGACCAGTCCGGTTCCTTGCATGAACCGGCGGGCAAGATCATGCTGCTTGCCAATGGCGTTCAAGCCGAGGTGGCTCAGTGCTGCGTATCGCATGCGCAATGGCAAGGAAGCGAGGTCTCGTTTGAAGAGCGCTCGATTGCGCTGGCAGACAAGCTCTGGAAAGGAAAGCGCGAGGAAGCGCTCGAACTGCTCGTCATTGACGACGTCGCGGCGCGACTCGGCGTTGACCGTTGGGATGTCTTCAGCCGGCTCGATTCGGTGTTTGAAGAGATCGCGGCGGAGGGAGGCGAGCGGCTCGAGCGGAGCCGGCGAAATTAG